The Novosphingobium kaempferiae genome includes a window with the following:
- a CDS encoding GGDEF domain-containing protein: MNFTFQESSVLYGMLAESTTDVILKTDPKGFIVHATSGIAELGAEEAARDGAALVGPHILDLVAPEAKQQIARAHARAMAGEDVDWIEFPALTRDERKRWFELRLRALLRHDGAPYGVLGVMRNVDEMRSLSERLFTATYTDPLTGLTNRTAFISMLEHMLEARMDGCLGLFSIDFFRTINMQYGQSVGDEVLTVFADLLRELLRTEDIISRIGSERFAVILPRVTPAEAEAICRRVVTTLAELKQTVGASHFAMTVSASVANIGGTLDSTIERAEMALFVAKAKGRNRLEMEKSVRLAVG, encoded by the coding sequence ATGAACTTTACATTCCAGGAAAGCTCGGTCCTCTACGGCATGCTCGCGGAGAGCACGACGGACGTCATCCTGAAGACCGACCCCAAGGGTTTCATCGTCCACGCGACCTCGGGCATCGCCGAACTCGGTGCCGAAGAAGCCGCGCGCGATGGCGCGGCGCTGGTCGGTCCGCACATCCTCGATCTCGTGGCGCCGGAGGCGAAGCAGCAGATCGCTCGCGCTCATGCACGGGCGATGGCGGGCGAGGATGTCGACTGGATCGAATTTCCCGCGCTGACCCGCGACGAACGCAAGCGCTGGTTCGAACTGCGACTGCGGGCACTCCTGCGCCATGACGGCGCCCCGTATGGCGTGCTGGGCGTAATGCGCAACGTGGACGAGATGCGCTCGCTCAGCGAACGGCTCTTCACTGCGACTTACACCGATCCGCTGACCGGGCTCACCAACCGCACGGCCTTCATCTCGATGCTGGAGCACATGCTGGAAGCGCGGATGGACGGGTGTCTTGGCCTGTTCAGCATCGATTTCTTCCGCACCATCAACATGCAGTACGGCCAGAGCGTCGGCGACGAGGTGCTCACGGTGTTCGCTGACCTGTTGCGCGAACTCCTGCGGACGGAGGACATCATCTCGCGCATCGGGTCGGAGCGGTTCGCGGTGATCCTCCCGCGCGTTACCCCTGCCGAGGCGGAGGCCATATGTCGCCGGGTGGTAACCACGCTCGCCGAGCTCAAGCAGACGGTCGGTGCCAGCCACTTCGCCATGACCGTCAGCGCCAGCGTGGCGAACATCGGCGGCACGCTCGATTCTACTATTGAGCGGGCCGAGATGGCGCTGTTTGTGGCCAAGGCGAAGGGGCGCAACCGGCTGGAAATGGAAAAGTCCGTCCGCCTTGCCGTAGGTTGA
- a CDS encoding helix-turn-helix domain-containing protein — protein MDENKKLLRCIINPRPNQILTEPMDVCFTKWRWCMAIAAHFEADEVVGRPRAERRRLLLETQGALESGQHTPVVLHNFSETGVLLESQVELEIGETIELDLPDAPHSRAKVIWASGKLYGCAFITPIPSATLRAAQLRSAVQTELGLGAAPAPAGPGAIGGESLGERLHRLRKLRGLTQGELANRLGVSKPTVWAWEQGRARPIEERIDAIAEALGVEVAELRPSRTVPGLSELISRCRDQIAAAVETTPEKVRIMIEL, from the coding sequence TTGGATGAAAATAAAAAGCTTTTGCGGTGCATCATTAACCCGCGTCCTAACCAAATTTTAACCGAACCAATGGACGTTTGCTTCACCAAATGGAGGTGGTGCATGGCCATTGCGGCTCATTTCGAAGCAGACGAAGTCGTCGGGCGTCCTCGTGCGGAGCGTCGTCGACTGCTTCTTGAGACGCAAGGCGCGCTGGAATCCGGCCAGCATACCCCGGTGGTCCTGCATAATTTCTCCGAAACCGGCGTGCTGCTGGAAAGCCAGGTCGAGTTGGAGATCGGCGAGACGATTGAACTCGATCTGCCCGACGCGCCGCATTCGCGTGCGAAGGTGATATGGGCCAGCGGCAAGCTTTACGGCTGTGCCTTCATCACACCGATCCCGAGCGCCACCCTGCGCGCGGCCCAGCTTCGCAGCGCCGTGCAGACCGAGCTTGGCCTTGGTGCGGCCCCGGCTCCGGCAGGTCCGGGCGCCATCGGAGGTGAGAGCCTTGGCGAGCGCCTCCATCGCCTGCGCAAACTGCGCGGACTGACGCAGGGCGAACTGGCCAACCGCCTCGGCGTCAGCAAGCCGACGGTCTGGGCATGGGAGCAGGGGCGGGCGCGTCCGATCGAAGAGCGCATCGACGCCATCGCGGAAGCGCTTGGGGTCGAAGTGGCGGAACTGCGGCCGAGCCGCACCGTGCCAGGCCTGTCCGAGCTGATATCCCGCTGTCGCGATCAGATTGCCGCCGCCGTCGAGACGACGCCGGAGAAGGTTCGGATCATGATCGAACTCTGA
- a CDS encoding nitrite/sulfite reductase, whose protein sequence is MYKYDEYDQQMVDVRVEEFRDQVRRRISGDLTEDQFKPLRLQNGLYLQLHAYMLRVAVPYGTLNSTQMHLLGDIADKYDRGYGHFTTRQNIQYNWIKLEETPDILAELAKVEMHAIQTSGNCIRNISSDQFAGAAADEIIDPRPYAELLRQWSSFHPEFLVLPRKFKIAVIASEKDRAAMRLHDIGIKMVRNDAGEIGAQFYAGGGMGRTPMIAPLIREFVPLDQLITFSEACLRVYNRYGRRDNKYKARIKILVHELGRDEYVRQVEEEFAHLLTQPIEPPLAELERIKAHFVEPAFETGLSDDLDLTDPDFRLWVERNTTAHKQPGYVIATVSLKPVGGIPGDASADQIRLMAKLGREYSFDELRVTHAQNIVLPHVKKADLYTVWQALDEAGLATANLDTVGDIIACPGLDYCSLANARSIPVAQKISERFGSAQKQAEIGELKLKISGCINACGHHHAGHIGILGVDKKGLENYQLLFGGSEGADTSLAKIIGPGFTEDGVVDAIEKATEVYLANKQGEERFLDTYRRIGMDPFKEAIYG, encoded by the coding sequence ATGTACAAGTATGACGAATACGACCAGCAGATGGTCGATGTGCGGGTCGAGGAATTCCGCGATCAGGTCCGTCGCCGCATTTCCGGCGATCTGACCGAAGACCAGTTCAAGCCGCTGCGCCTGCAGAACGGCCTGTACCTCCAGCTGCACGCCTACATGCTGCGCGTGGCGGTGCCCTACGGCACGCTGAACTCCACGCAGATGCACCTGCTGGGCGACATCGCGGACAAGTACGACCGTGGCTATGGCCACTTCACCACCCGCCAGAACATCCAGTACAACTGGATCAAGCTGGAAGAGACGCCCGACATCCTCGCCGAGTTGGCGAAGGTGGAGATGCACGCGATCCAGACCAGCGGGAACTGCATCCGCAACATCAGCTCGGATCAGTTCGCCGGTGCCGCAGCCGACGAGATCATCGACCCGCGCCCTTATGCGGAGCTGCTGCGCCAGTGGTCCAGCTTCCACCCGGAATTCCTGGTGCTGCCGCGCAAGTTCAAGATCGCCGTCATCGCATCCGAAAAGGACCGCGCGGCGATGCGTCTGCACGATATCGGCATCAAGATGGTCCGCAACGATGCGGGCGAGATCGGCGCGCAGTTCTACGCCGGTGGCGGCATGGGCCGCACCCCGATGATCGCGCCGCTGATCCGCGAATTCGTGCCGCTGGACCAGCTCATCACGTTCTCCGAGGCGTGCCTTCGCGTCTACAACCGCTATGGCCGCCGCGACAACAAGTACAAGGCGCGCATCAAGATCCTCGTCCATGAACTGGGCCGTGACGAATACGTCCGCCAGGTCGAGGAGGAGTTCGCCCACCTGCTGACCCAGCCGATCGAGCCGCCGCTTGCCGAGCTGGAGCGCATCAAGGCGCACTTCGTCGAGCCCGCCTTCGAGACCGGCCTTTCGGACGATCTGGACCTGACCGATCCCGACTTCCGCCTCTGGGTGGAGCGCAACACCACCGCGCACAAGCAGCCGGGCTACGTCATCGCGACGGTGAGCCTCAAGCCCGTGGGCGGCATTCCCGGCGACGCCTCGGCCGACCAGATCCGCCTGATGGCAAAGCTGGGCCGTGAATACTCCTTCGACGAACTGCGCGTGACCCATGCCCAGAACATCGTCCTGCCGCATGTGAAGAAGGCGGACCTCTACACCGTCTGGCAGGCGCTGGACGAAGCGGGCCTCGCCACCGCCAACCTCGACACCGTGGGCGACATCATCGCCTGCCCCGGCCTCGACTACTGCTCGCTGGCGAACGCCCGCTCGATCCCGGTCGCGCAGAAGATCTCCGAGCGGTTCGGCTCGGCGCAGAAGCAGGCGGAGATTGGTGAGCTGAAGCTCAAGATCTCGGGCTGCATCAACGCCTGCGGCCACCACCACGCGGGCCACATCGGCATCCTCGGCGTCGACAAGAAGGGCCTGGAAAACTACCAGCTCCTGTTCGGCGGCAGCGAGGGTGCGGACACCTCGCTCGCAAAGATCATCGGCCCCGGTTTCACCGAGGATGGCGTGGTCGACGCGATCGAAAAGGCCACCGAAGTCTATCTCGCCAACAAGCAGGGCGAGGAGCGCTTCCTCGACACCTATCGCCGTATCGGCATGGACCCGTTCAAGGAGGCCATCTATGGTTGA
- a CDS encoding phosphoadenylyl-sulfate reductase, translating into MFRTEAENEDRIRDRIDTSARFTEADAVRLNRLFRGTDTSEMLETLLNERMAGDVAIVSSFGAESAVLLHLVASVDPNVPVLFLETGKHFPETLAYRDTLIARLGLTNLINLTPDAAEIAKKDENGLRWSFDPDGCCEIRKVKPLAKALAHYDASFTGRKSFQAATRSHLPRFEIDTTDAQGRLKINPLIDWSAERLAEYIAEHDLPPHPLVAEGYPSIGCMPCTSKVAPGEDPRSGRWKGWDKTECGIHVPGSDDKSGPASELPPGFDPVF; encoded by the coding sequence ATGTTCCGTACCGAAGCTGAAAACGAAGACCGTATCAGAGACCGCATCGACACGTCCGCCCGGTTCACCGAGGCGGACGCGGTGCGGCTCAACCGCCTGTTCCGCGGCACCGACACGAGCGAGATGCTCGAAACGCTGCTGAACGAACGAATGGCGGGCGATGTGGCGATCGTGTCCAGCTTCGGTGCGGAAAGCGCCGTCCTGCTCCACCTCGTCGCGAGCGTGGACCCGAACGTGCCGGTGCTGTTCCTCGAAACCGGCAAGCACTTCCCGGAGACGCTGGCCTATCGCGACACGCTGATCGCGCGCCTCGGCCTGACGAACCTCATCAACCTGACGCCCGACGCGGCGGAGATCGCCAAGAAGGACGAGAACGGCCTGCGCTGGTCATTCGATCCCGACGGCTGCTGCGAGATCCGCAAGGTCAAGCCGCTGGCCAAGGCACTGGCGCACTACGACGCCTCGTTCACCGGGCGCAAGTCGTTCCAGGCCGCGACCCGCTCGCACCTGCCGCGCTTCGAGATCGACACCACCGACGCGCAGGGTCGCCTCAAGATCAACCCGCTGATCGACTGGTCGGCGGAGCGTCTGGCCGAATACATCGCCGAGCATGACCTGCCCCCGCACCCGCTGGTGGCGGAAGGGTATCCCTCGATCGGCTGCATGCCCTGCACCAGCAAGGTCGCGCCGGGCGAAGACCCGCGTTCGGGCCGCTGGAAGGGCTGGGACAAGACCGAGTGCGGCATCCACGTCCCCGGCAGCGACGACAAGAGCGGCCCCGCCAGCGAACTGCCCCCGGGCTTCGATCCGGTCTTCTGA
- a CDS encoding DoxX family protein: MNIRIISCTVLAVLYAVAGVLHLIVPAPFVAIVPDWVPAPTSVVILTGIAEIFGAVGIGQPWSCRLRSTAAWGLAAHALCVWPANVQHMLLDLARPEHGLGLAYHIPRLALQPVLIWWPLWAARVTAWPFRPRT, from the coding sequence ATGAACATTCGGATAATTTCCTGTACAGTCTTGGCTGTGCTATATGCTGTAGCCGGTGTTCTGCATTTGATTGTTCCGGCGCCATTCGTCGCTATCGTCCCGGATTGGGTTCCTGCGCCTACCTCAGTCGTCATTCTAACCGGTATTGCGGAGATCTTTGGCGCCGTTGGCATCGGGCAACCTTGGTCGTGCCGACTGCGCTCAACTGCAGCCTGGGGGCTTGCAGCTCATGCCTTGTGCGTATGGCCGGCGAACGTTCAGCACATGCTGCTCGATCTTGCGAGGCCTGAGCATGGTCTCGGGCTTGCGTACCACATACCACGCCTTGCGTTGCAGCCGGTGCTCATCTGGTGGCCGTTATGGGCGGCGCGCGTCACGGCCTGGCCATTCCGACCGCGCACCTGA
- a CDS encoding fasciclin domain-containing protein, which yields MQALSRKFASGLAASLLLTGSVAIAAKNPMVGGAAMYSTKDIIDNAVNSRDHTTLVAAVKAAGLVDTLKGPGPFTVFAPTNAAFAKLPKGTVDSLLEPENKAMLTKVLTYHVVAGRMTAAEIAANAKAHGGKAMLTTVEGEKLTAWKDKAGGWWLTDAKGGKAKITIANVMQSNGVIHVVDTVLMP from the coding sequence ATGCAAGCATTATCCCGCAAGTTCGCCTCCGGCCTCGCCGCCTCCCTGTTGCTCACTGGAAGCGTGGCCATTGCGGCCAAGAACCCGATGGTGGGCGGCGCCGCGATGTATTCGACCAAGGACATCATCGACAACGCCGTCAACTCCAGGGACCACACTACACTCGTCGCGGCGGTGAAGGCCGCCGGGCTTGTCGATACGCTCAAGGGACCCGGTCCGTTCACCGTCTTTGCGCCCACCAACGCCGCATTCGCCAAGCTGCCCAAGGGCACCGTGGATTCGCTGCTTGAGCCTGAAAACAAGGCGATGCTCACGAAAGTGCTGACCTACCACGTCGTCGCGGGCCGCATGACCGCAGCCGAGATCGCGGCCAACGCCAAGGCCCACGGCGGCAAGGCAATGCTGACGACCGTCGAGGGCGAGAAGTTGACGGCCTGGAAGGACAAGGCCGGAGGCTGGTGGCTTACTGACGCCAAGGGCGGCAAGGCGAAGATCACCATCGCCAACGTCATGCAGTCGAACGGTGTCATCCACGTGGTCGATACCGTGCTGATGCCCTGA
- a CDS encoding DUF2849 domain-containing protein: MKILTGNDLKSGAVVWWTGVSWSLDVNDSADVGDHGAAIIAREEGVQNVFAAYVVDGEKTEEGVRPAHIKERIRAFGPTVRLDLTLKPSDPDALNWVI, encoded by the coding sequence GTGAAGATCCTGACGGGCAACGACCTGAAAAGCGGAGCCGTCGTCTGGTGGACCGGCGTCAGCTGGTCGCTCGACGTGAACGACAGCGCCGACGTGGGCGATCATGGCGCCGCGATCATCGCGCGCGAGGAAGGCGTGCAGAACGTCTTCGCGGCCTACGTCGTCGATGGCGAGAAGACCGAAGAGGGCGTGCGTCCCGCGCATATCAAGGAGCGCATCCGCGCCTTCGGTCCGACCGTGCGCCTCGATCTGACGCTCAAGCCTTCCGATCCCGACGCTCTGAACTGGGTGATCTGA
- a CDS encoding anti-sigma factor — protein MVDTAEEPNRGALAAELALGLLEGEERAQGLRLCISNPAFAREVEGWSTRLAPLLDTLPPGLPSSRVWNAVAARIGDKPERPSLNRLRAWRAGALTSGAIAAGLALFIVSRPIEPPARIPMAVSQLTGTGEAQVLAISYDPQKGVLRVGAQKTPGDGKGPELWVIPQDGVPRSLGMMTHEGGAMPVDPAMRPLLAADATLAITMEDPTTAPHAAPSGLPVMTGKISII, from the coding sequence ATGGTTGACACGGCCGAAGAACCGAATCGCGGTGCTCTTGCCGCCGAACTCGCACTTGGGCTGCTGGAAGGAGAAGAGCGTGCGCAGGGCTTGCGCCTGTGCATCTCCAACCCTGCCTTCGCCCGGGAGGTGGAAGGATGGAGCACAAGGCTCGCGCCCCTGCTCGATACGCTGCCGCCCGGCCTGCCTTCGTCCCGGGTCTGGAATGCAGTCGCGGCGCGCATCGGTGACAAGCCGGAGAGACCCAGCCTGAACAGGCTGCGTGCCTGGCGCGCTGGCGCCCTGACCTCGGGAGCCATCGCGGCTGGGCTTGCCCTTTTCATAGTATCGCGTCCTATCGAGCCACCGGCACGCATTCCGATGGCCGTCTCGCAACTCACCGGGACCGGCGAGGCGCAGGTTCTCGCCATAAGCTACGATCCGCAGAAAGGTGTACTTCGGGTCGGCGCGCAGAAGACGCCCGGGGATGGCAAAGGCCCCGAGCTATGGGTCATTCCGCAGGATGGCGTCCCGCGCTCGCTGGGCATGATGACACACGAAGGAGGCGCGATGCCCGTCGATCCCGCAATGCGCCCGCTCCTTGCTGCAGACGCGACGCTGGCCATTACCATGGAAGATCCCACCACGGCTCCCCATGCCGCGCCGAGCGGCCTGCCGGTGATGACAGGAAAAATCTCGATCATCTGA
- the cobA gene encoding uroporphyrinogen-III C-methyltransferase, whose product MAQSRDPKAPRVGTVYLVGAGPGDPDLLTLRAARLLMSASIVVHDGLVDPAILSMARPTARLISVAKARSRHTMKQEEINALLVREALAGNDVVRLKGGDPFVFGRGGEEAEACKAAGVRVEVVPGISSALGASAAAQIPLTHRDHASIVSFVAGQCKGLSDQDWSGLAGKGRTLVIFMGIATAAQISDKLIADGLAPDVPVAVIEKATRADMRVLRSPLAGLAHLVEIERVQSPALIVIGSVTAEADNTIRAVALEAVQ is encoded by the coding sequence ATGGCACAGAGTCGCGATCCCAAAGCCCCCCGAGTGGGCACAGTCTATCTCGTCGGCGCAGGCCCCGGCGATCCGGACCTGCTGACGCTGCGCGCCGCGCGCCTGCTGATGAGCGCCTCGATCGTCGTGCATGACGGCCTCGTCGATCCCGCGATCCTTTCCATGGCACGCCCGACCGCGCGGCTGATCTCCGTCGCCAAGGCCCGCTCGCGCCACACCATGAAGCAGGAGGAGATCAACGCCCTCCTCGTGCGCGAGGCGCTGGCCGGCAACGATGTCGTGCGGCTGAAGGGCGGCGATCCCTTCGTGTTCGGCCGTGGCGGCGAGGAAGCGGAAGCCTGCAAGGCGGCGGGCGTGCGCGTGGAAGTCGTGCCCGGCATCTCCTCGGCACTCGGCGCATCGGCCGCCGCGCAGATCCCGCTGACCCACCGCGACCATGCCTCGATCGTCAGCTTCGTGGCGGGCCAGTGCAAGGGCCTATCCGACCAGGACTGGTCCGGGCTTGCGGGCAAGGGCCGCACGCTGGTGATCTTCATGGGCATCGCCACCGCCGCGCAGATTTCTGACAAGCTCATCGCCGACGGCCTTGCGCCCGACGTGCCGGTGGCTGTGATCGAGAAGGCGACGCGCGCCGACATGCGCGTGCTGCGCAGCCCGCTCGCCGGACTTGCTCATCTGGTGGAGATCGAAAGGGTGCAAAGCCCCGCGCTTATCGTTATCGGCTCCGTGACCGCGGAAGCGGACAACACCATTCGCGCCGTGGCGCTGGAGGCAGTACAGTGA
- a CDS encoding DUF934 domain-containing protein, whose product MVDVQFRFRDDEAVNDPAVTVDAFSEQSNATAVRIEPGDDARDLLPHLDRISLVEVNFPAWTDGRGYSSARILREAGYEGEIRAVGDVVIDMLRHLRRCGFDAFAPEKALNPADAKNAFERWDNVYQATVVDGRQAIWAKRHPA is encoded by the coding sequence ATGGTTGACGTCCAGTTCCGCTTCCGTGACGACGAGGCCGTCAACGATCCCGCCGTCACCGTGGATGCGTTCTCCGAACAGTCCAACGCCACCGCCGTGCGCATCGAGCCGGGCGACGACGCCCGCGATCTGCTGCCGCATCTCGACCGTATCTCGCTGGTGGAAGTCAATTTCCCCGCGTGGACGGACGGTCGCGGCTATTCATCGGCCCGCATCCTGCGCGAAGCGGGATACGAAGGCGAGATCCGCGCGGTCGGCGATGTCGTGATCGACATGCTGCGCCACCTGCGCCGCTGCGGTTTCGATGCCTTCGCGCCCGAAAAGGCGCTCAACCCCGCTGACGCGAAGAACGCCTTCGAACGGTGGGACAACGTGTACCAGGCAACCGTCGTGGACGGCCGCCAGGCCATCTGGGCCAAGCGCCACCCCGCCTGA
- a CDS encoding sigma-70 family RNA polymerase sigma factor, whose product MHEASSAARSENRALLVSAIHLAASGDAAGLRRVYDLTSAKLFGICLRICADREAAEDVLQDVYVKVWRRAASFDDTRASPISWLAMIARNAAVDWRRAEHRYDAIPDEAMAGIADDAPLADALMEGDQERRRLLVCLEDLPSEQSGAIRSAFLQGLTYQQLAERSDTPLGTVKSWIRRGMLRLKDCLGHG is encoded by the coding sequence ATGCATGAAGCGAGTTCTGCGGCACGGTCGGAAAACCGGGCACTTCTGGTCTCGGCGATCCATCTTGCCGCCAGCGGCGATGCTGCCGGATTGCGCCGCGTCTACGATCTCACCTCCGCCAAGCTGTTCGGCATTTGTCTTCGCATCTGCGCGGACCGGGAAGCCGCGGAGGATGTGCTTCAGGATGTCTACGTGAAAGTCTGGAGACGGGCTGCGTCGTTCGACGACACTCGGGCCAGTCCCATAAGCTGGCTCGCCATGATCGCGCGCAACGCCGCCGTCGACTGGCGCCGGGCCGAACATCGCTATGACGCCATCCCCGATGAGGCGATGGCCGGAATAGCGGATGATGCGCCGCTCGCCGACGCGCTGATGGAAGGCGATCAGGAAAGACGCAGGCTGCTCGTGTGCCTCGAAGATCTTCCTAGCGAGCAGTCCGGGGCGATCCGCAGCGCATTCCTTCAGGGCCTGACCTACCAGCAACTGGCGGAGCGCAGCGATACACCGCTTGGCACGGTCAAGAGCTGGATCCGGCGTGGCATGCTCAGGCTGAAGGACTGCCTTGGCCATGGTTGA
- a CDS encoding class I SAM-dependent methyltransferase, whose amino-acid sequence MDLKEEDILGERIEDHWYYRAKLKAVLHDLDSIPFESVLDVGAGSGFFSRRILAATQAREATCVDPNYPAETEETVAGKALRFRRSVEATPADLVLMMDVIEHVPDDVALVREYAAQAASGTHFLVTVPAFMWLWSGHDVFLEHYRRYTLPGLAGVLGKAGLEMVHGHYFFGAVLPMVAAVRGWKRLTEKGKPATSDMKPVSRPINDALFGLSALEVSLMRLNRLGGTSVFALARKA is encoded by the coding sequence ATGGACCTCAAGGAAGAAGACATCCTCGGCGAGCGGATCGAGGATCACTGGTACTATCGTGCCAAGCTGAAGGCGGTCCTGCACGATCTGGACAGCATCCCGTTCGAAAGCGTGCTGGATGTCGGGGCAGGATCGGGCTTCTTCTCGCGTCGCATCCTTGCCGCCACGCAGGCTCGCGAGGCGACTTGCGTCGATCCCAATTATCCTGCTGAAACCGAAGAGACGGTCGCGGGCAAGGCCCTGCGCTTCCGCCGCAGCGTGGAAGCCACGCCGGCAGATCTCGTGCTCATGATGGACGTCATCGAGCATGTGCCGGACGACGTGGCTCTGGTACGCGAATATGCGGCGCAGGCGGCATCGGGCACGCATTTCCTCGTCACGGTCCCCGCCTTCATGTGGCTGTGGAGCGGTCATGACGTATTCCTAGAGCATTATCGCCGGTACACCCTCCCCGGATTGGCCGGAGTTCTGGGCAAGGCCGGGCTGGAGATGGTGCACGGGCACTATTTCTTCGGAGCCGTACTCCCCATGGTCGCGGCCGTCCGCGGCTGGAAACGACTGACCGAAAAAGGAAAGCCTGCCACCAGCGACATGAAGCCCGTGAGCAGGCCGATCAATGACGCGCTATTCGGCCTCAGTGCGCTGGAAGTGTCGCTTATGCGGCTGAACCGGCTGGGCGGCACAAGCGTCTTTGCGCTGGCCCGAAAGGCCTGA
- the msrB gene encoding peptide-methionine (R)-S-oxide reductase MsrB, whose translation MTSNVFSLNRRAFTSTLFVTGAVVLAGGAAIAAPATGLSLPDAEWRRRLSPQAYAVLRQGSTERPYSSPLLKEHRKGRFLCAGCDLPLFSSSTKFDSGTGWPSFWNHFPRAVKIVTDRSMGMVRKEVRCTRCDGHLGHVFDDGPPPTGLRYCMNGAALAFRPA comes from the coding sequence ATGACTTCGAACGTTTTCTCACTGAACCGCCGTGCGTTTACGTCGACGCTGTTTGTTACGGGTGCCGTCGTACTGGCCGGTGGCGCCGCGATCGCCGCTCCGGCGACAGGTCTCAGCCTGCCGGACGCGGAATGGCGCCGACGGCTGTCCCCTCAGGCCTATGCGGTGCTGCGACAGGGGAGTACCGAGCGTCCCTATTCAAGCCCTCTTCTGAAGGAGCACCGCAAGGGCCGCTTCCTATGCGCGGGCTGCGACCTGCCGCTGTTCTCCTCCTCCACCAAGTTCGATAGCGGGACGGGCTGGCCCAGCTTCTGGAACCATTTCCCCCGCGCGGTGAAGATCGTCACCGATCGCTCCATGGGCATGGTCCGCAAGGAAGTCCGCTGCACCCGTTGCGACGGTCATCTTGGCCATGTCTTCGATGACGGGCCGCCGCCTACCGGGCTACGGTACTGCATGAATGGTGCTGCGCTGGCATTCCGGCCCGCCTGA
- the msrA gene encoding peptide-methionine (S)-S-oxide reductase MsrA: MNRIASTAVFVAALAGSMVGIATLLRENSVEAASTQAVFRIPAPTFQAPVAGKRETAVFAGGCFWGVQGVFQHVKGVSSAISGYAGGDRKSAQYAVVSRGGTGHAEAVKVTYDPRQVSYGQLLHVFFSVVADPTMFNAQGPDRGTQYRSALFPQSPGQRETAERYIAQLGKAGAWKRPIVTRVEPFKGFYAAEAYHQDYLTLHPDSAYIRRNDLPKVAALKATFPALYRINPVLVSGPGTSSAQDR, encoded by the coding sequence ATGAACCGCATAGCCAGCACCGCCGTGTTCGTTGCCGCCCTCGCCGGGAGCATGGTTGGCATCGCCACGCTCCTGCGCGAGAACAGCGTCGAAGCCGCTTCGACGCAGGCCGTATTCCGCATACCCGCCCCGACATTCCAAGCGCCCGTGGCAGGCAAGCGCGAAACCGCGGTCTTCGCGGGCGGGTGCTTCTGGGGCGTTCAAGGCGTATTCCAGCATGTCAAAGGCGTAAGTAGCGCGATATCGGGCTACGCGGGCGGCGACAGGAAAAGCGCGCAGTATGCAGTGGTCTCGCGCGGCGGCACCGGCCATGCCGAGGCGGTCAAGGTCACTTACGATCCCCGGCAGGTCAGCTATGGACAACTCCTGCATGTGTTCTTCTCGGTGGTCGCGGACCCTACGATGTTCAATGCGCAAGGGCCGGATCGCGGGACGCAGTATCGCAGCGCGCTGTTCCCTCAGTCGCCGGGCCAGCGCGAGACAGCCGAGCGGTACATAGCCCAACTAGGCAAAGCCGGGGCATGGAAGCGCCCGATCGTGACACGAGTGGAACCGTTCAAAGGCTTCTATGCAGCCGAAGCCTACCATCAGGACTACCTGACCCTGCACCCGGATTCGGCCTATATCCGCCGCAACGACCTGCCGAAGGTCGCCGCGCTGAAAGCAACCTTCCCTGCACTCTATCGCATCAATCCCGTTCTCGTATCCGGGCCCGGCACAAGTTCTGCGCAGGATCGTTGA